The sequence below is a genomic window from Ciceribacter thiooxidans.
GATCCGATCACGGTCTATCTCGAAGCGCTCTATAGTGAGATCGCCCGAGTCGGGGGACTTGTCGACCGAGATGCGAAGGTGAGCGCGGTGCATTTCGGCGGCGGTTCGCCGACCATGCTGAAGCCCGAGGACATGATCGCCCTCATGGCGGCGCTGCGCGAACACTTCGCCTTCCGCGACGATGCAGAGATCAGCGTCGAGATGGACCCGAACGATCTCGACGACGCCCGCTACGACGCGCTCGCGGCGATCGGCATGACACGCGCGAGCCTCGGCGTTCAGGATTTCAATCCGGACGTGCAGAAGGCGATCAACCGTATCCAGACCTTCGAGCACACCAAAGGCGTGGTCGAGGCGGTCAGGGCGCGGGGCGTGCACTCCGTCAACTGCGACATTCTCTATGGCCTGCCGTACCAGACGCTGGAGACGCTGGAAGCCACGGTCCGCGATATTCTCTCGCTGGCGCCCGATCGCATCGCGCTGTTCGGCTATGCCCATGTGCCGTGGATGAAGAAGCACCAGACGATGATTCCGGAAGAAGCGCTTCCCGGCGTCGAGATGCGCTTCCGCCAGATGAACCGCGCCGCAGAGATGCTGGTTGAAGCCGGCTATGAGGCGATCGGCATCGACCATTTCGCCAGGCCCGGCGACAAGCTCGCGATCGCGAGCCGCGAGGGGCGGCTCCACCGCAACTTCCAGGGCTATACCGACGATGCGGCCGATGCGCTGATCGGCCTCGGCGCGTCTTCGATCGGGCAGTTGCCCGAAGGCTACGTGCAGAACATGCCGGCGACCGGCGAGTACCAGAAGATGGCGCAGGCGCAGGGGCTGACAGTCGTTCGCGGCATCGAACTTGCCGACGACGACCGGATGCGCGCCAAGGTCATCGAGGATCTGATGTGCCGCTTTTCCTTCTCCTTCGCCGACTTGCGGAACCGATTCCCCGGGATTGCCGAGAGCGTGATCGCCGAGGCCCGGCAGTATGTCGCAAGCAACGCTGACGGAGTCTGCGAGATCGTCGCCGACCAGTTTCGCATCACCGAAACCGGCAAGCCGTTCACGCGCAGCATCGCGGCGGTCTTCGACAGTTACCTCTCGACCGGCAAGGGCCGTCATTCGATTGCTGTTTGAGCAACACTGCAACGGCAAATTTTCCTGCCGGTGAAACAGGGCATTGGCTTTTCGACGAGTTTTCCCTATGTGGAACTCGGATTTAAGACATATGAGGTAATTGGCGTGAGCGCTACATTCGACAAAGTTGCCGACATCATCGCTGAAACGAGCGAGATCGATCGCGAAACCATTACGCCCGAAAGCCATACGATCGACGATCTCGGCATCGATAGCCTGGACTTCCTCGACATCGTCTTTGCGATCGACAAGGAATTCGGCATCAAGATCCCGCTCGAACAGTGGACGCAGGAAGTCAACGAGGGCAAGGTTTCCACCGAGGAATACTTCGTTCTCAAGAATCTCTGCGCGAAGATCGACGAACTGCGCGCCGCCAAGGGCTGATCGGCCCGGCGGACGACGTACGATGCTGCTCGAATACTTCCAGATGATCGACACGGTGGAGGCGGTGAGCCTTCGCGACGGCACGCTCCGGGCACGCTCGGTCGTGCCGGAGAAGAGCCCCGTGTTCGAAGGTCACTTTCCCGGAATGCCGCTCGTACCCGGTGTGCTGCTGATCGAGACGATGGCGCAGGCCTCGGGTTTCCTCGTGCTCGCCGTCAGCGGCTTTTCGGCGATGCCCTTCCTGATGTCGGTCGACGGCGCGAAGATGCGCAGTTTCGTCGAGCCCGGCGCCGTGCTGGACATCGAAGCCAAGCTCGAACACGACGGATCGGGTTTTGCCGTCACCAAGGCCAGGATCGCATCGGGCGGCAAGAAGATCTGCGATGCCCAGCTCAAGCTGCGCACCGTGCCGTTCAGCGAGGTGCCGCTCGCCGAGATCGTCCGTAACCGCGCGGAAGAGGTCGGGCTGATGGCGGCCCTCGAAGCGGACGGCGCCGCCTGAGCGGCAGACCGCCCTTGCGGTTTCCCTGACAAGCCATGTCGTCAGGCGAAAGCTATTGCCAGCGCCGCCGCGCAGGGCGTAGGGATGCGCCGGATGGAACGCCGGTCGAAGAATTGCCGGCCGAAGGATAGAGAATGAGCAAGAAGCCGAACGACGTGGTGATCACCGGTATTGGCATCGTCACCTGCCATGGAACCGGCAAGGAGCCGCATATCGCCCTGCTGTCCGCCCCGGCTGCGCCGGCGCCGGCGGTGGAGACGGAAAAACTCAAGCCGTACCCGATCCACTGCCTGCCGGAGATCGACTGGTCGACGCAGATCCCCAAGCGTGGCGACCAGCGCCAGATGGAGAACTGGCAGCGGCTCGGTGTCTATGCGGCGGGGCTTGCGCTCGATGACGCCGGCCTCAAGGACAATGCCGAACTCTGCGGAACGATGGACCTGATCGTCGCTGCCGGCGGCGGCGAGCGCGACGTCAACGTCGATACGCTGATCGTCAACGAAGCCCTGCGCCGCAACGATCGCGACAGGCTGCTCGTCGAGAAACTGACGACCGAGCTTCGCCCGACGCTGTTTCTGGCGCAACTTTCCAACCTCATGGCCGGCAATATTTCGATCGTGCACAAGGTCACCGGTTCCTCCCGCACCTTCATGGGCGAGGAGTCGGCCGGCATTTCGGCGATCGAGACGGCGTTCGCCCGGTTGCGTTGCGGCCAGTCGACCCACACGCTCGTCGGCGGCGCCTTTATCGGTGAGCGCCCGGATATCCTGCTGCTTGTCGAAGGTATCCATGCCCATGCGACCGGCGAATGGCGGCCCCTGTGGTCGCGTTCGGAGGATGCAGGCGGCGGCATGATGCTCGGATCGGTCGGCGCCTTCCTCGTGCTCGAAAGCCGGGAACATGCCGAGGCGCGGGGCGCCCATGTCTACGCGGTCCTCGACGCCGTCGAGGGCGATCGCGGCGGCCGCGATGGTGACCGGTTCGAAGCCCGGGTGGAGCGTTTGCTCTCCGGTCTGGGGGACGCGACATCCGACACGGTCGTCTTTTCCGGTTCGAGCGGCCTGCACGACCTGGCACGCCGCGAGAAGGCAGTGCTCGACCGTCGCTTTCCTGCCGCGCCCGTACGCGGCTATGGCGGCAGCACGGGTCACGGCATGGAGGCACAGTTCCCGCTCGGTCTTGCGCTTGCCGCCCTTGCTCTCGACAGCCATGCGAAAGTGCCGCCCTTCGATCCTGCCCATGAAGGGGCGATGGCCATGCCCGCCCGCCATGCCGTCGTGACGACGGTGGGCTATGTCCACGGCGAGGGCGTCGCCCTCGTCTCGGCCGACGCGTGAGGAGGAACGGATCCATGACCGACAATCGCTTCAAGGATCATCTCGGACGGCCGATCGTCGTCGTCACCGGTATGGGCGTGATTACCTCGCTCGGACAAGGGCTCGAGGACAACTGGAATGCGCTCACCGCCGGCAAGTCCGGCATCCATGCGATCAAACGCTTCCCGACCGAAGGCATGCCGACACGCATCGGCGGTACCGTCGATTTCATCGAGGTGCCGGCAGCCAACGCCGTCGAGCGCTCCTATGCGTTCGCTCGGGAAACCACCATCGAGGCGCTCGGCCAGGCCGGCCTCTCGGGCGATTTCAACGGTCCGCTCTTCCTCGCCGCACCGCCTGTCGAACCGGAATGGTCCGATCGCTTCGCGCTCGCCGAGCGTGCTCCGCCACCGGACCACGACGGTGACGTTTACGAGCGTTTTCTCACCGCAATGCGCGCGAAGCCGGATCCGGTCTTCCTCGAGGCGGTCCAGTTCGGCTCGATCTCGGAACGGCTTGCCGACCGCTTCGGCACGCGTGGCCTGCCGGTCACGCTCTCGACCGCCTGTGCGTCGGGCGCGACGGCCATCCAGCTCGGCGTCGAGGCCATCCGCCAGGGCCGTACCGAGCGCGCGCTGACGGTCGCGACCGACGGTTCCATCAGCGTCGAGGCGGTGATTCGCTTCTCGCTGCTGTCTGCGCTCTCGACCCAGAACGATGCGCCGGAAAAGGCGTCGAAGCCCTTCAGCAAGGATCGCGACGGTTTCGTGATCGCCGAGGGCGCGGCGACGCTCGTCCTCGAATCGATGGAATCGGCCGTGGCTCGCGGGGCGAAGATCCTCGGCGTGATGAAGGGATGCGGGGAGAAGGCCGACCATTTCCACCGCACGCGCTCCTCTCCGGACGGCGGCCCGGCGATCGCGACGATGCGCGCGGCGCTTGCCGATGCGGGGATCGGCGAGGCTGACATCGACTATGTCAATGCCCACGGAACCTCGACGCCGGAAAACGACAAGATGGAATACGGTGCGATGCTCGCCGTCTTCGGTGAGCGGCTGAAGCAGATTCCGGTGTCATCGAACAAGTCGATGATCGGCCACACGCTGACGGCGGCCGGCGCAGTCGAGGCAGTCTTCTCCTTCCAGACGATGCTGACCGGCACGATTCCGCCAACCATCAACTACGTCAATCCCGATCCGACGATGGAGCTCGACGTGGTTCCCAACGTCAAGCGCACAGCTGATGTTTCCGCAGTGTTGTCGAATTCGTTCGGCTTCGGCGGCCAGAACGCCAGCCTTGTCATGATGCGTGAACCGGCTTAATCGGAACGCCACGAGAAACAGTGTATCGGAACGCCGAAGGGCGAAGGACGGGATTCATGCGCGCATTGCAGCTGGTCGACGACCGCAAGCTCGAAATTGTCGATCTGCCGGAGCCGGAGGCGCCGGGGCCGGGCGAGGTGACGCTGCGGGTCAAGGCCGTCGCGCTCAATCATATCGACGTCTGGGGCTGGCGCGGCATGGCGTTTGCCAAGCGCAAGATGCCGCTGACGATCGGCGCGGAGGCTTCCGGGGTCGTCGAGGCGATCGGACCGGGCGTCGGCAACATCCTGCCGGACCAGCTTGCCGCCGTCTACGGCGCGCGCACCTGCGGCCTCTGCAAGCCATGCCGCGAAGGTCGTGACAATCTCTGCGAACATGTGGGCGGCGTGCATGGCTTCCATCTGGACGGCTTTGCCCAGGAGAAGATCAACCTGCCGGCCCGGCTACTGGTTCCGGCACCGCCCGGCGTCGACGCGGTCGGCGCGGCGCTCGCGCCGGTGACCTTCGGCACCGTCGAGCACATGCTCTTCGACAACGCGAAGCTCGAACCGGGTGAAACCATTCTCGTCCATGCCGGCGGCTCGGGTATCGGCTCGGCGGCGATCCAGCTCGCTAAGAAGATCGGCTGCACGGTCATCACCACGGTGGGTTCGGACGACAAGATCGAGCCGGCAAAGGCGCTCGGCGCCGATCACGTCATTAACTATCGCACCGACCGCTTCGAAGGAGTCGTGCGCAAGCTGACCAAGAAGAAGGGCGTCGACGTCGTCTTCGAACATGTCGGCAAGGACACCTGGGCCGGCTCGATGCTGTGCCTGAAGCGTGGCGGCCGGCTGGTCACCTGCGGCTCGACCTCGGGGGTCTCGACCGACATGAACCTGATGATGCTCTTCCAGCAGCAGCTGAAATTGCTCGGTTCCTTCGGATGCCGCATGGAGAATATGGCCAATGCCATGCAGAAGATGGCCCGCGGCATCGTTCATCCGGTGATCGATACCGAGGTGCACCTGGAGGACATCGACATGGCGCTGACCCGCATGGAGACCCGTCAGGTGTTCGGGAAGATCATCCTCAGGATGGACTGACGCATTGAAGCTCTTCGTCACCCGCATCGTCCTTGCCTTGCGCCACTTCCAGCAGTGGCTGGTGGCGCAGCTCGCCTTCGGGTTCCTGACGGTGCTCAAGATTCTTCCTGCAGATCCGGCGATCAACTTCGCCGACTGGCTGATGCGCAAGGTGGGGCCGCGGACACGTCGCCACGGCCTCATGCTGACGAACCTGCGCAATGCCTTTCCGGAGAAGTCAGAAGCCGAGCGGGAAGAAATCGCCGTCGCGAGCTGGGGGCACATGGGCCGGCTCGCCGCCGAATATGTCTTCCTCGACCAGCTCTTCGATTTCGATCCGGAAAGGCAGGGCGAGGGGAGAATCGAGGTGAGCGGCATTCCGCTCTTCCTGGAGCTGCGCGACCATCCGCGTCCCTTCATCGTCTTCACCGCGCATACGGCGAATTTCGAGCTGCTGCCGGTCGCAGGTGCCGCCTTCGGCCTCTATGTCAGCGTGCTCTTCCGGCCGCCGAACAATCCCTATATCGCCGAGAAGGTCTTCGACTTCCGCAAGAAGCGGATGGGCAAGCTGGTGCCGTCCCATGCCGGATCGTCCTTCGCACTCGCGCGCCAGCTCGAAGCCGGTGGCGGGGTTGGTGTGCTGGTCGACCAGAAGTTCAAGAAGGGCGTCACCACGAGCTTCTTCGGCAGGCCGGTGAAGACCAATCCGCTGCTCGCCAAGCTTGCACGGCAGTTCGATTGCGACGTCTATCCCGCCCGCTGCATCCGGCTCCCCGGCAACCGTTTTCGTCTCGAAATCGAACCGAAGGTCGATCTGCCGCGTACTGCCACGGGTCAGCTCGACGTCACCGCGACGGCCCAGCTCCTGAACGACAAGGTCGAATCGTGGGTGCGGGAATACCCTGAACAGTGGCTCTGGTATCACGATCGCTGGAATATCAAGCAAAGCCTCGATCTGGGGTGACGAGCCCCGCATGTGTCTCATCCGGTTTCCGCCGGGATGGAGCGCTCCTTACCTGTGCAGAGCGAGATTTACCCCTAAACTTGAGCTGTTGAGTCAGTCGGTTATTCATGTTACCCGACTCCTGATCGCATGATGGGAAATCTGTTCCGAATGCGACACCTTCGCGCGGCCTCACCCGCCGATGCCGGACCAGTGTGGAGTGCTCCCCGATGCCCGAAGCGACACGGAAAGACAGTCTGGACGCCCTCTTCGAGGCCGTCGCCTTGAAGAGCATGCAGCTTCGGCAAGCGGTCCGCGTCGGCGACGACCGTCTCGTTCGCCTGCTCGACCGGGAACTCGATCCCTTGGTCGCGGCGGTGCTGGACTACCGTGCGTCCGACCTCCGGGAAATACACCAGCAACTCCGTTTCGTCAGCGATCTCATCCGCGAGGATGCGGACGATCGGTCCTGCGTGACGCGCCACGCCGGCGTCCTTTCAGACCTTCTCGACCGTTATTTCGGCGAGGAGGAAGAGCGATCGGCGACGGGGGCATCGGCCCCTCAAGAGCGACGGCGCTGGACGGCGACGACGACCTCTTCAACGAGTCGATTCTCAACACGCTGTCGGAGCAGGTTGCTGTCGTGACCACCGACTACCGCTATCTCTATGCCAATCCTGCCCACGCCTCGACGTTGAAGCGCCGGCAGATCGAGATCGTCGGCCGACACGTCGCGGAATTCATGCCCGGCAGCCATTTCGAGGATTTTACCCGTACGCGGCTCGACCGCTGCTTTGCCGGGGAGATGTTGAGCTTCAACTTCTCCTATCGTCCGTGGGGACGGGACGGGTCGGCGTGCTGTACGATGACGCCGTTTGCCGGCAATGACGGCCGCGTGGTCGGCGCGGTGGTGCTCATTCGGCGGAAACAGGAAACCTGCCGGAAGATCGCGGCCTAAGTCGGGCGCGGGCCGGCGGTACCGTTGGGTTCACTGTCGGCCTTGAGGTGTCGCGTTCGGCGGCAATTGCGTCAGCAGGCAGTCACGCTCGAAAGCGATGTGCCGGCGCATGCCTTCGAAGAAGCCGCGCAACATATATCCGACGGCCTCCATGTTGACGACATCGCCCATGCCGAGCTTCAGCAAGGCATCCGTCAGTTCCTCGGCGAAGCATTCGTCCTCGCAGTGCTCGAACTTCAGCCGTTCGATCGTTTCGCGAAGCTGCGGGCCGCGCTCGGACTCGATCCAGGGGAACAATACAGCCTCTTCGTATTCGTGGATGTCGTGGACGAGGGGGCCGAGCATCTTGGCGGCGTAGAGGCATTTCTGGCGGTCGACGCTGGAGGGGAGCGAATCGGCAATCGCCTCGAGCTCGTTGCAGAGCGCGAGTTGCTCGTCATGCGCCCTGCGCAGCCACGCAATCGTCCGCTGATTGTCGTTGAGTGCTGCGGACGGAACAGGCGAGCCCGGTGTGGTCTCTGATCCCGTTCCGTTGGTTTTTGCTTTCATGACCGTCATCTCCGGTACCTCGGCCGCGCAATCGGGGTCGCAAAGCCTCACATTCCCCGCGACCGCGAGGTCCGAGCGGGCCATTTCCGCCTCCCGAACGGCCGTGCGGCATCATTTCGGGGTAGCTGCGACAATAATCACTTTTCCCTTAACGGCCGTTTTCCTGCATTGATTTAAATCAAGGTGCCTTGAGGCACTCGATGTCAATTCTGCACACAGCGCAGGAGGATTCTCCGCCCTATCGGGGTCCTTCTGCGGTTGATCAGCAAGCCGTTGGGGGTTCCAACAATGAATTACACACTAGAAACTATGGTGATGGCGGTCCTCGCCTTCGCTGCGCTGCTCGGGGTGGCTTTCGCCCAGGACAGCCTGTTCGCTGTCCACATGACGGTCGCCTTTATCGTGCTGCTCGGCGGTACGGTCGTCATGCTGCGCCAGATGAAGTTCGCGCCTGCGAACGCAAAGTCGGCTGCGCAGGTAAAATCCGAATATTTCGATGAGGTCGTGAAATACGGCGTCATCGCGACCGTCTTCTGGGGCGTCGTCGGCTTTCTCGTCGGCGTCGTCGTCGCCCTGCAGCTCGCATTTCCGGACCTGAACATTGAACCTTGGTTCAATTTCGGCCGCATGCGTCCGCTGCATACGTCGGCGGTCATCTTCGCCTTCGGCGGCAACGCTCTGATCGCAAGCTCCTTCTATGTCGTCCAGCGCACCTCGCGCCAGCGTCTCTTCGGCGGCTCGCTCGGCTGGTTCGTGTTCTGGGGGTACCAGCTCTTCATCGTGATGGCCGCGACCGGCTATCTGCTCGGAATCACCGAGGGGCGTGAATACGCAGAACCGGAATGGTACGTCGACCTCTGGCTCACCGTCGTCTGGGTTGCCTATCTGCTGGCATTCCTCGGCACGATCATGACCCGCAAGGAATCGCACATCTACGTCGCGAACTGGTTCTACCTTTCGTTCATCGTCACGATCGCGATGTTGCACATCGTCAACAACCTCTCGGTTCCGGTCTCCTTCCTCGGGGTCAAGAGCTACTCGGCCTTCTCTGGTGTTCAGGATGCGCTGACGCAGTGGTGGTACGGCCATAACGCGGTCGGCTTCTTCCTGACCGCCGGCTTCCTCGGCATGATGTACTACTTCGTTCCGAAGCAGGCCGGTCGCCCGGTCTATTCGTACCGCCTGTCGATCATCCACTTCTGGGCTCTGATCTTCCTCTACATCTGGGCCGGCCCGCACCACCTGCACTACACGGCCCTGCCGGACTGGGCGCAGACACTCGGCATGGTGTTCTCGATCATGCTGTGGATGCCCTCCTGGGGCGGCATGATCAACGGTCTGATGACGCTCTCGGGCGCCTGGGACAAGATCCGTACCGACCCGATCATCCGCATGATGGTCATCGCCGTCGCCTTCTACGGCATGTCGACCTTCGAAGGTCCGATGATGTCGATCAAGGCAGTCAACTCGCTCAGCCACTATACCGACTGGACCATCGGTCACGTTCACTCGGGCGCTCTCGGCTGGGTCGGCATGATCTCCTTCGGCATGGTCTATTACCTGACGCCGAAGCTGTGGAACCGCAACCGCCTGTACTCGCTGCGGCTCGTCAACTGGCACTTCTGGCTGGCCACGCTCGGCATCGTTCTCTATGCCGCCGTTATGTGGGTTGCCGGTATCCAGCAGGGCCTGATGTGGCGCGAATATGACGCACAGGGCTTCCTGGTCTACTCGTTCGCCGAGTCGGTCGCCGCCATGTTCCCCTACTACGTCCTGCGTGCCGTCGGCGGTGCGATGTACCTCACCGGCGGTATCATCATGGCCTACAACGTCCTGATGACCATCCGCGGTTACGAAAGGCAGGAAGCACCGATCCCCGGTTCGGTCGTCCCCGCCGCCGTCCAGCCGGCTGAATAAGAAGGAAGGCTCTCATGTCCATTCTTGATAAACACCAAATCCTCGAGAAGAACGCGAGCCTTCTCCTTGTCGGATCGCTGCTGGTCGTGACCGTCGGGGGTATCGTCGAAATCGTTCCGCTCTTCTACCTCGAGAACACCATCGAAAAGGTAGAGGGAATGCGGCCGTACTCGCCGCTCGAACTCGCCGGTCGCGACATCTACATCCGTGAAGGCTGCTATGTCTGTCACAGCCAGATGATCCGTCCGTTCCGCGACGAAGTGGAGCGCTACGGTCACTACTCGCTGGCGGCGGAGTCGATGTACGACCATCCGTTCCAGTGGGGATCGAAGCGCACCGGGCCGGACCTAGCGCGCGTCGGCGACCGCTATTCGAACGAATGGCATGTTCAGCACCTGACCGAGCCCCGGGACGTCGTTCCGGAATCGGTCATGCCGAGCTACTCGTTCCTGAAGACGACGCCGCTCAAGGTCGCGAACGTTTCCGCGCACCTCGAGACCAATAAGATCGTGGGCGTCCCCTATACGGACGACATGATTGCGAATGCGGAAGCGGATCTCGCCGCGCAGGCCGATCCGAATGCAGACACCTCGGGACTGCTGGCGCGCTATCCCAAGGCCAAGGTGGGTGATTTCGACGGCGATCCGGCGAAGCTGACGGAGATGGATGCACTCGTTGCCTATCTCCAGATGCTCGGCACGCTGGTGGACTTCACCACCTATGACGACGCGACCGGATATCGTTGAGGAGGGGCACATGGAAACCTACACGGCCATGCGCCACTTCGCCGACAGTTGGGGCCTGCTTGGCATGACCCTGTTCTTCGTCGGTGTGATCCTCTTCACCTTCCGGCCCGGCGGCAAGAAAGTTGCCGACGAGATCGCGCGCATCCCTCTCAAGGAGGACTAAGAGATGTCTGAGAAACATATTGACGAAATCAGTGGCGTCGAAACCACTGGCCATGAGTGGGACGGCATTCGCGAGCTCAACAACCCGCTGCCGCGCTGGTGGGTCTGGTTCTTCTACGCGACCATCGTATGGGCGATCGGCTACACCATCGCCTATCCGGCGTGGCCGCTCCTGAAGGAAAACACCAAGGGCATGCTGAACTACACCAACCGTGCGGCGCTGACCCAGGAATTGACGGCGGCGAAGGCGGCACAGGCGGTCTATCTCGACAAGATCGCCGCCTTGCCGCTCGACCAGATCGTCGCCGACAAGGAACTGGCACAGTTTGCCATGTCCGGTGGTGCCGCAGCCTTCAAGGTCAACTGCGCGCCGTGCCACGGCTCGGGTGCGGCCGGTTCGCCGGGCTATCCGAACCTCAACGACAACGACTGGCTGTGGGGTGGCGATCTGGAGACGATCCAGACGACGCTCACCCACGGCATCCGCTATGATGCGGACGCCGATACCCGCGTGTCGCAGATGCCGGCTTTTGGCGAGATCCTGCAGCCGGAGCAGATCCAGCAGGTTGCCGCCTATGTCTGGAGCCTGACGAACACGCCGTCGGACCCGGCGCTCGTCGAAGCCGGCAAGCAGGTCTTTGCGGAGAACTGCGTCGCCTGCCATGGCGAGGATGCCAAGGGCATGCGCGAACTCGGTGCTCCGAACCTGACCGACGCGATCTGGCTGCGCGTGCAGGGCGAGCAAGGGATCGCCCAGCAGGTCGCGCAGCCGAAGCACGGTGTGATGCCCGCCTGGGGCGCTCGCCTCGGCGAGACCACCGTCAAGGAACTTGCCGTCTACGTCCATTCGCTGGGCGGCGGCGAGTAAGCAGAGCCTGCCGGCGGCCGGAAACGGCCGCCGGACCACGAGAATGCAATCAGGTCCCCTTTTTCAGACCACGCCCGGTGCGTGGTCTTTTTTTTATTTGGGGTAGGGCGGCGTACGCTACCGGTTCGCAGGCCGCCGTACCCGAGAGCTCACGGCGCGTGACCTTATGCCGCTGGCAACGACGTTCACCCTTCGTTGCGGCGCTTCGCCGCCCCTTGATATAAGTCAAGGCGGCTATCCTGGCGAAGTGGGAAAAGGGTGGCCTGAATATGAGGTCCCATGTCATGAATCTTCACGTCGACAAGAACAGTCCGACAGACTCCGACGAGGTCGAGCGCCTCGAGGCCGAACCGGTGATGTCCGCCAAGCGGCGGGAACCGCTCTACAAGGCCCGCAAGAAGATCTTCCCGAAGCGGGCGGAGGGGCGATTCCGGCAGTTCAAGTGGCTCGTCATGCTCGTGACGCTCGGCATCTACTACCTGACGCCGTGGCTCAGATGGGACCGTGGTGAGTTTGCGCCCGACCAGGCGGTGCTGATCGACCTCGCTCACCGCCGCTTCTATTTCTTCTTCATCGAGATCTGGCCGCAGGAGTTCTTCTTCGTCGCCGGGCTTTTGGTGATGGCTGGCTTCGGCCTGTTCCTGCTGACCTCCGCGGTCGGTCGCGCCTGGTGCGGCTATACCTGTCCACAGACGGTCTGGGTCGATCTCTTCCTCGTCGTCGAGCGGGCGATCGAGGGTGATCGCAATGCGCGCATGAAACTGGAGACCGCGCCCTGGACCGTCGACAAGATCTGG
It includes:
- the ccoN gene encoding cytochrome-c oxidase, cbb3-type subunit I yields the protein MNYTLETMVMAVLAFAALLGVAFAQDSLFAVHMTVAFIVLLGGTVVMLRQMKFAPANAKSAAQVKSEYFDEVVKYGVIATVFWGVVGFLVGVVVALQLAFPDLNIEPWFNFGRMRPLHTSAVIFAFGGNALIASSFYVVQRTSRQRLFGGSLGWFVFWGYQLFIVMAATGYLLGITEGREYAEPEWYVDLWLTVVWVAYLLAFLGTIMTRKESHIYVANWFYLSFIVTIAMLHIVNNLSVPVSFLGVKSYSAFSGVQDALTQWWYGHNAVGFFLTAGFLGMMYYFVPKQAGRPVYSYRLSIIHFWALIFLYIWAGPHHLHYTALPDWAQTLGMVFSIMLWMPSWGGMINGLMTLSGAWDKIRTDPIIRMMVIAVAFYGMSTFEGPMMSIKAVNSLSHYTDWTIGHVHSGALGWVGMISFGMVYYLTPKLWNRNRLYSLRLVNWHFWLATLGIVLYAAVMWVAGIQQGLMWREYDAQGFLVYSFAESVAAMFPYYVLRAVGGAMYLTGGIIMAYNVLMTIRGYERQEAPIPGSVVPAAVQPAE
- the ccoO gene encoding cytochrome-c oxidase, cbb3-type subunit II, giving the protein MSILDKHQILEKNASLLLVGSLLVVTVGGIVEIVPLFYLENTIEKVEGMRPYSPLELAGRDIYIREGCYVCHSQMIRPFRDEVERYGHYSLAAESMYDHPFQWGSKRTGPDLARVGDRYSNEWHVQHLTEPRDVVPESVMPSYSFLKTTPLKVANVSAHLETNKIVGVPYTDDMIANAEADLAAQADPNADTSGLLARYPKAKVGDFDGDPAKLTEMDALVAYLQMLGTLVDFTTYDDATGYR
- a CDS encoding cbb3-type cytochrome c oxidase subunit 3, with translation METYTAMRHFADSWGLLGMTLFFVGVILFTFRPGGKKVADEIARIPLKED
- the ccoP gene encoding cytochrome-c oxidase, cbb3-type subunit III, producing the protein MSEKHIDEISGVETTGHEWDGIRELNNPLPRWWVWFFYATIVWAIGYTIAYPAWPLLKENTKGMLNYTNRAALTQELTAAKAAQAVYLDKIAALPLDQIVADKELAQFAMSGGAAAFKVNCAPCHGSGAAGSPGYPNLNDNDWLWGGDLETIQTTLTHGIRYDADADTRVSQMPAFGEILQPEQIQQVAAYVWSLTNTPSDPALVEAGKQVFAENCVACHGEDAKGMRELGAPNLTDAIWLRVQGEQGIAQQVAQPKHGVMPAWGARLGETTVKELAVYVHSLGGGE